In the genome of Methanobrevibacter thaueri, one region contains:
- a CDS encoding zinc ribbon domain-containing protein — protein MGFCNSCGQPIVKEDYGTNKDGSLNPEFCKDCYQNGEYTEPDITLEEMIVRKTKEMMEKNPRLAETQATGITAMFIPGLKRWNPEFQDDYKTL, from the coding sequence ATGGGATTTTGTAATTCATGTGGACAGCCAATTGTAAAAGAGGATTACGGTACAAACAAGGACGGTAGTCTTAATCCGGAATTTTGTAAAGATTGCTACCAAAATGGCGAGTACACTGAACCTGATATAACTTTAGAAGAGATGATTGTTAGAAAAACTAAAGAGATGATGGAAAAAAATCCAAGACTTGCCGAAACTCAAGCTACTGGAATCACAGCAATGTTCATTCCTGGTTTGAAAAGGTGGAATCCTGAGTTTCAGGATGATTACAAAACTCTTTAA
- a CDS encoding Ig-like domain-containing protein, protein MKKYFILLILTVIFACSCSCIYANDVQDVANVTGNDHVSDYMNDRTTDFGIASGGVDVVDSNPWDAKKIKYEENVTINGVQKTVKREGYYGYLSYDVPENVTIKSSILYANVYSGSAQPSYALGAKFTINGESFANETLFIDQGSIDGEIYELNDYITKVYSDYEMRYDITDKIQSLTGTTVNFTMLSHDLKAEMEKNFDGRIKWLALVTVYDDGDDDEIYYWIRHGQTWMDTPLYIDYATRSLGKTDYFNIDSVLLSSGTTQIDVNGVSCNSLDEGDVCTISGGYYQRHIYNATNLYNASSDTLIKYGPGAGWAGTPSLKLVLTVIKSTPRKENISLNISDVHTVGGFTLNDDVTAVNAHFGANRPGKYLTRLYVDGIKDDEIFLYIPQEGCDFQLVDMNTYGKEYNILNGPKYVNYTIVIYDCGVVADSYTFSSPVKYSPLNVKLISSDVYVKYPDNVTYTVKLTDMANNPLANVSLNVTVNGKTYYPTTDENGTASVNVDLPLGIYNIRCDVSQPEIFNCLGCINTAVVFKNVRLTASDISVKCGENAIYKINVRDDNNNPLGNVSLNVTVDGKVYHIKSDENGVSTLSIALGAGNFLITACVNDPVIYNSSLITNKINVISQAKLTGSDIVMYFGEGSYYKVRLFADDGKPLKGAVVSIKISGKTVKATTDGNGYASYKITLKENTYYVTATYKNLKVSNKIVVKPVLTAKNISKKKSKKIKFTAKLVNTKGKALKNKKITFKFKGKTYKAKTNKKGIATLTLKNLKVGKYSITSTYGKSSIKNTITIKK, encoded by the coding sequence ATGAAAAAATATTTCATTCTTTTAATTTTAACAGTTATTTTTGCATGCTCATGTAGTTGCATATATGCCAATGATGTTCAGGATGTTGCAAATGTTACTGGAAATGACCATGTTTCAGATTATATGAATGACAGGACAACTGATTTTGGAATCGCATCCGGAGGTGTTGATGTAGTTGATTCCAATCCATGGGATGCAAAAAAGATAAAATATGAAGAAAATGTTACCATTAATGGTGTTCAAAAAACGGTTAAGCGTGAGGGATACTACGGGTATCTGTCATATGATGTTCCTGAAAATGTAACAATAAAGTCATCTATTTTATATGCTAATGTATATTCAGGCAGTGCACAGCCAAGCTATGCACTGGGGGCTAAATTTACAATCAATGGAGAATCATTTGCAAATGAAACATTATTCATTGACCAGGGTTCCATTGATGGTGAAATTTATGAGCTAAATGATTATATAACTAAAGTATATTCAGATTATGAAATGAGATATGACATAACCGATAAAATTCAAAGTTTAACCGGTACAACAGTAAATTTTACAATGCTTTCCCATGATTTAAAGGCGGAAATGGAAAAGAATTTTGATGGAAGAATAAAATGGTTGGCACTGGTCACTGTTTATGATGATGGGGATGATGATGAAATCTATTATTGGATTCGTCACGGTCAAACCTGGATGGACACACCATTATATATTGACTATGCAACAAGATCTTTAGGAAAAACTGACTATTTTAATATTGATTCGGTTTTACTTTCAAGCGGTACAACTCAAATAGATGTCAACGGGGTTTCATGCAATTCACTTGATGAAGGGGATGTTTGTACAATCAGCGGCGGATATTATCAGCGCCATATTTATAATGCAACAAATCTTTATAATGCTTCAAGTGACACACTTATCAAATACGGTCCGGGTGCAGGATGGGCAGGCACTCCATCCTTAAAACTGGTTTTAACCGTTATCAAATCAACTCCTAGAAAAGAGAACATTTCATTAAACATTTCAGATGTTCACACTGTCGGAGGATTTACATTAAATGATGATGTGACCGCTGTCAATGCTCATTTTGGTGCAAACAGGCCGGGTAAATATTTAACCAGACTGTATGTTGACGGCATTAAAGATGATGAAATATTCCTTTACATTCCGCAAGAGGGATGTGATTTTCAGTTGGTTGACATGAATACTTATGGAAAGGAATATAATATTTTAAATGGTCCAAAATACGTGAACTATACAATAGTAATATATGACTGCGGTGTTGTTGCTGATTCATATACATTTTCATCACCTGTTAAATATTCTCCATTAAATGTTAAGTTAATTTCATCTGATGTCTATGTGAAATACCCGGATAATGTAACCTACACTGTAAAATTGACAGACATGGCCAATAATCCTTTGGCTAATGTTTCACTGAATGTTACAGTTAATGGGAAAACATATTATCCAACTACCGACGAAAATGGTACTGCAAGTGTAAATGTCGATTTACCTCTTGGAATTTATAATATCAGATGTGATGTTTCACAGCCTGAAATTTTCAATTGTCTTGGATGTATAAACACTGCAGTTGTGTTTAAAAATGTCAGGCTGACTGCCTCTGATATTAGCGTTAAATGCGGTGAAAATGCCATTTATAAAATTAATGTTAGAGATGACAATAACAATCCTTTAGGCAATGTATCCTTAAATGTCACCGTTGACGGTAAGGTATATCACATTAAAAGTGATGAAAACGGCGTTTCAACATTAAGTATCGCTCTTGGGGCAGGTAATTTTTTAATAACTGCTTGCGTTAATGATCCGGTAATTTATAATTCCTCCCTGATTACAAACAAAATCAATGTCATATCCCAGGCAAAACTGACAGGTTCTGACATTGTGATGTATTTTGGAGAGGGAAGCTATTATAAGGTTCGCCTTTTTGCAGATGACGGTAAACCCCTCAAAGGTGCGGTAGTTTCAATTAAAATTTCAGGAAAAACAGTTAAAGCCACCACTGATGGTAACGGTTATGCATCATATAAGATTACACTAAAGGAAAATACCTATTATGTTACAGCCACTTATAAAAATCTTAAAGTTTCAAATAAAATAGTTGTAAAGCCGGTTTTGACTGCTAAAAACATTTCCAAAAAGAAATCTAAGAAAATCAAGTTCACGGCCAAGCTTGTAAACACGAAAGGCAAAGCTCTTAAAAATAAGAAAATCACTTTCAAATTTAAAGGAAAAACCTATAAGGCAAAAACCAATAAAAAGGGAATAGCCACTTTAACTTTGAAGAATCTTAAAGTCGGCAAATATTCTATAACTTCAACATATGGAAAATCTTCTATTAAAAATACTATCACAATTAAAAAATAG
- a CDS encoding threonine--tRNA ligase, giving the protein MRILLIHSDYLNYNVKKETPVAEEIEEAKKQGSFDDSLVVFTAVEKDDENNPEGIVENLVKEVLKTNDQVQAENIVLYPYAHLSSSLSSPKVAVQILKDAEQALLAKDLNVKRVPFGWYKAFEISCKGHPLSELSRTITADAEEEKVERKPSKWQILEGDKITQIDDFNFENHAFKQLVDYELGRGASDEGEPPHVKIMREKEICDYEPASDVGNLRWYPKGKLIRDLLADYVYDLTVDRGAMPVETPIFYDLDNQAIYEHAYKFGERQYRTDTKKNLMLRFAACFGAFRLMSDSYLTWKNFPAKIFELTRYSFRYEKKGEVVGLKRLRAFTMPDCHSFCTDVQASLEEFSQQTDMCMQTGVDLNLDFEVIFRATQDFFDENEEWMYDIARKFQKPILLEILPERHHYWVCKIDLANIDALGRPIENPTVQIDVESGKRFDITYLGEDGNQHNPTILHTSPTGSIERVLCAMLEKTAIEINERAPMLPTWLSPIQARILTVGESHKEFAEELYSKINSSNIRVDIDDRDESVGKKIRNASQEWIPYIFVVGDKEVESGKFQVTVRETGEKVDMTADELIDEINAKCEGKPFRRLPLPKDISRRINFQ; this is encoded by the coding sequence ATGAGAATACTTCTTATTCATTCTGATTATTTAAACTACAATGTAAAAAAAGAAACACCTGTAGCCGAAGAAATTGAAGAGGCTAAAAAACAAGGCTCCTTTGATGATTCTTTAGTAGTATTTACAGCTGTTGAAAAAGACGACGAAAATAATCCAGAAGGCATTGTTGAAAATTTAGTTAAAGAAGTTTTAAAAACTAATGATCAAGTTCAAGCTGAAAATATAGTATTGTATCCATATGCTCACTTATCTTCATCATTAAGCTCTCCAAAAGTCGCTGTTCAAATCTTGAAAGATGCAGAGCAGGCACTTTTAGCTAAAGACTTAAATGTTAAAAGAGTACCTTTTGGATGGTATAAGGCATTTGAAATTTCATGTAAAGGACACCCGTTAAGCGAACTTTCAAGAACAATCACTGCCGATGCGGAAGAGGAAAAGGTCGAAAGAAAACCTTCCAAGTGGCAAATCCTTGAAGGGGACAAGATTACTCAAATTGATGACTTTAACTTTGAAAACCATGCTTTCAAGCAATTGGTAGACTATGAGCTTGGACGCGGAGCATCCGATGAAGGCGAACCTCCTCATGTGAAAATCATGAGGGAAAAGGAAATCTGTGACTACGAGCCTGCATCCGATGTGGGAAACCTCAGATGGTACCCTAAAGGTAAGCTAATCAGAGACCTTCTGGCGGATTACGTTTATGATTTGACTGTAGACCGTGGAGCAATGCCTGTTGAAACCCCAATCTTCTACGATTTGGACAACCAGGCTATCTACGAACATGCCTACAAGTTTGGTGAAAGGCAATACAGGACAGACACCAAAAAGAACCTGATGCTCAGATTTGCAGCTTGTTTCGGTGCATTCAGATTAATGTCCGACTCATACCTAACATGGAAAAACTTCCCTGCAAAAATCTTTGAATTGACCAGATACAGTTTCCGTTATGAGAAAAAAGGAGAAGTTGTCGGCCTTAAAAGATTAAGGGCATTCACAATGCCTGATTGTCACTCCTTCTGTACTGACGTGCAGGCATCACTTGAAGAATTTTCACAACAGACCGACATGTGTATGCAAACCGGTGTCGACTTGAATCTCGATTTCGAAGTGATTTTCAGAGCAACCCAGGACTTCTTTGATGAGAATGAAGAGTGGATGTATGATATAGCAAGAAAATTCCAAAAACCGATTCTTTTGGAAATCCTGCCTGAAAGACACCACTACTGGGTATGTAAAATCGATCTCGCAAACATTGACGCATTAGGCCGTCCGATTGAAAACCCAACCGTACAAATTGATGTTGAAAGCGGTAAAAGATTTGACATCACTTACTTAGGGGAAGACGGCAATCAACATAACCCTACAATATTGCACACCTCACCGACAGGCAGTATTGAGAGAGTTTTATGTGCAATGCTTGAAAAGACCGCAATTGAAATCAATGAAAGGGCACCAATGCTTCCGACCTGGTTAAGCCCGATTCAAGCAAGAATCTTGACTGTCGGCGAATCCCACAAGGAATTTGCAGAAGAGTTATACTCAAAAATCAACTCATCAAACATCCGTGTTGACATTGACGACAGGGATGAAAGTGTAGGTAAGAAAATAAGAAACGCATCCCAGGAATGGATACCGTACATTTTTGTCGTTGGAGACAAGGAAGTCGAATCAGGTAAATTCCAAGTTACTGTACGTGAAACCGGTGAAAAGGTTGACATGACAGCAGATGAATTAATCGATGAAATTAATGCTAAATGTGAAGGAAAACCATTCAGAAGATTACCTTTACCAAAAGATATCTCAAGAAGGATTAACTTCCAATAG
- a CDS encoding bifunctional 5,6,7,8-tetrahydromethanopterin hydro-lyase/3-hexulose-6-phosphate synthase: MYRIGEALIGDGPELAHVDLLIGDKQGPVGQAFANGLSNLSVGHTPLTSVIRPNLMTKPATLIIPKVTVGDLEDASKIFGPAQTAVARAVADAVEDGYIPKDIVEDIVINVSVFIDPSAEDYRKIYQYNYGATKLAIRRAMEGYPSIEKVLAEKDRGTHPIMGFKVKKLWSPPYLQVALDLDNEQAMERIIKDLPDNDRILLEAGTPLVKKFGVGIIGKIRALRPDAFIIADLKTLDVGRVEVKMAADETADAVAISGLGTVESIAKAIHETQKQGIYSILDMMNVAEFEKKLAKLPEDLKPDIVLLHRNVDMETYRAEHGEDTSDMTEWGNIKDIKAILGDKGLIAVAGGIKPNNVEEAIIKGANIIIAGRYIIGSRDVRRAAQDFLEHFDPDPDNMRLAMDEDENIEVKDD; the protein is encoded by the coding sequence ATGTATAGAATAGGAGAAGCTCTTATTGGAGACGGCCCTGAATTAGCACACGTTGACTTATTAATCGGTGATAAGCAAGGACCAGTAGGCCAAGCTTTCGCTAACGGTTTATCAAACCTTTCCGTAGGCCACACTCCACTAACAAGTGTAATTAGACCTAACTTAATGACCAAGCCAGCTACTTTAATCATTCCTAAAGTAACTGTTGGAGACTTAGAAGACGCAAGTAAAATATTCGGACCTGCACAAACAGCTGTTGCAAGAGCAGTTGCTGATGCAGTGGAAGATGGATACATTCCAAAAGACATTGTAGAAGACATCGTAATCAATGTAAGTGTATTTATTGACCCTTCAGCTGAAGATTACAGAAAAATCTACCAATACAATTACGGAGCAACAAAATTAGCTATCAGAAGAGCTATGGAAGGATACCCATCCATCGAAAAAGTGCTTGCGGAAAAAGATCGTGGAACTCACCCAATCATGGGATTCAAAGTCAAAAAACTCTGGAGCCCACCATACTTGCAAGTTGCACTTGACCTTGACAACGAGCAAGCAATGGAAAGAATCATCAAGGACTTACCGGACAACGACAGAATCCTACTCGAAGCAGGTACTCCGCTTGTTAAGAAATTCGGTGTTGGAATTATTGGAAAAATCAGAGCTTTACGTCCAGATGCATTCATCATTGCAGACTTGAAAACCTTAGATGTCGGCCGTGTGGAAGTTAAAATGGCAGCAGACGAAACCGCTGATGCAGTAGCTATTTCCGGTCTCGGTACCGTTGAATCTATTGCTAAAGCTATTCATGAAACCCAAAAACAAGGTATCTACTCAATCCTTGATATGATGAACGTTGCTGAATTCGAGAAAAAGTTAGCTAAACTTCCTGAAGACTTAAAACCTGACATCGTATTGCTACACAGAAATGTCGATATGGAAACCTACAGGGCAGAACACGGTGAAGACACCAGTGACATGACCGAATGGGGTAACATTAAAGACATTAAAGCAATTCTAGGTGATAAAGGTTTAATCGCTGTTGCAGGTGGTATCAAACCTAATAATGTTGAAGAAGCAATTATCAAAGGCGCTAACATCATTATTGCAGGTAGATACATCATTGGTTCAAGAGACGTAAGAAGAGCTGCACAAGACTTCTTAGAACACTTTGACCCAGATCCAGACAACATGAGACTTGCAATGGATGAAGACGAAAATATTGAAGTAAAAGACGACTAA
- a CDS encoding phosphoserine phosphatase yields MKYGKGIVKKYSREYNRTLKSGERKKYTTEQIQITVPKNEDIYENKESVLIIPNSEIEEFKNREEELGALRVVNYLYLEEVKKLENELKNMNNSTALEYEKKIEDLKAELELKNKALNEMESKYKSLHQDNIDSLKQENESVKDKHSKLIIENENLKNKFVNIKTENENLKTKYSSIKEENKNLKSKCSKLKEEHESIQESYNKVYTKYDHLKQENLNTKTSYAEIFEMNEDLEKDYESLRLEYNDLVDKYNDMSEELYNLKTTKSHDEFIANKVREFILNKG; encoded by the coding sequence ATGAAATATGGAAAGGGCATTGTAAAAAAATATTCAAGAGAATACAATAGGACTCTGAAAAGCGGTGAACGTAAAAAGTACACCACAGAACAAATCCAAATCACAGTGCCTAAAAACGAAGACATTTACGAAAACAAGGAATCAGTTCTAATCATCCCTAACTCAGAAATTGAGGAATTTAAAAATAGAGAGGAAGAGCTTGGAGCATTAAGAGTAGTTAATTACTTATATCTTGAGGAAGTGAAAAAATTGGAGAACGAACTAAAAAACATGAATAATTCAACTGCTTTGGAATATGAAAAGAAAATTGAGGACCTTAAAGCGGAGCTGGAATTAAAAAATAAAGCTTTAAATGAAATGGAAAGCAAATACAAATCACTTCATCAAGACAATATTGACTCTCTCAAACAAGAAAATGAAAGCGTCAAAGACAAGCACTCCAAACTCATAATTGAAAATGAAAACCTCAAAAACAAGTTCGTCAACATAAAAACAGAAAATGAAAACCTCAAAACCAAATATTCAAGCATCAAAGAAGAAAACAAAAACCTGAAAAGCAAATGTTCAAAGTTAAAAGAAGAACATGAAAGCATTCAGGAAAGCTACAATAAGGTTTACACTAAATACGATCATTTGAAACAGGAAAACCTCAATACCAAAACCAGTTATGCCGAAATCTTTGAAATGAACGAAGATTTGGAAAAAGATTATGAAAGCTTACGCCTTGAATACAATGATCTTGTCGATAAGTACAACGATATGAGCGAAGAATTGTATAATCTCAAAACAACCAAGAGCCATGATGAGTTCATAGCAAACAAGGTTAGAGAATTTATATTAAATAAGGGTTAA